The following are encoded in a window of Providencia rettgeri genomic DNA:
- the fadB gene encoding fatty acid oxidation complex subunit alpha FadB produces MLYQSETIYIQWLKKGIAELVFNSPGPINKLDTHTVASLDEAVSVLEQQSDLQGVIFRSDKPAFIVGADIKEFLSLFKAPKETLSEWLHYANSIFNRIEDLPVPTICAINGYALGGGCECVLSTDFRIASPDARIGLPETKLGIMPGFGGSVRLPRLIGLDSALEIITAGKDVSGPQALKLGLVDAVVETEKLPQSALSVIESAIAGDLDWQKKRQPKLQPLQLSPLEQTMSFNVAKGMVYQVAGKHYPAPMAAVNTIEKAANCTRDEALKHETAAFVPLAHSDVARALVSIFLNDQQIKSNSKKLAQHVKTPTQAAVLGAGIMGGGIAYQSASKGVPVLMKDINDKSLDLGVEEAQKLLNNQFERGRINATKMATTLAAIHPSLSYNGIENSQIVVEAVVENPKVKAAVLSEVEALVSPETILASNTSTIPISTLANSLKRPENFCGMHFFNPVHRMPLVEVIRGAQTSDDTVAKVVAYANKMGKTPIVVNDCPGFFVNRVLFPYFAGFNLLLQDGADFREIDKVMEKEFGWPMGPAYLLDVVGIDTAFHAEQVMAQGFPERMSKTGKNAIDVMFEQQRFGQKNGKGFYQYEKDKKGKPKKINDPQTDELLNSICKVKRSFTKEEIIARMMAPMINEVVRCLEEGIIQSPSDADIALVYGLGFPPFRGGVFCYLDTIGSQSYLKTAEAFASLSPLYQVPEGLKTKASTNATYYPQPPVVAIDLKKVARG; encoded by the coding sequence ATGCTTTATCAAAGTGAAACAATCTATATTCAATGGTTGAAAAAAGGTATTGCAGAACTGGTTTTTAACTCACCAGGACCAATCAATAAGTTGGATACCCACACCGTTGCTTCACTGGATGAAGCCGTGTCTGTTCTTGAGCAACAATCAGATCTGCAAGGTGTTATTTTCCGCTCTGATAAACCTGCCTTTATCGTTGGAGCCGATATCAAAGAGTTTCTTTCGCTGTTTAAAGCGCCAAAAGAAACGCTCAGCGAATGGTTACACTATGCTAATAGCATCTTTAACCGTATCGAAGATCTCCCTGTTCCCACAATTTGTGCCATCAATGGTTATGCCCTTGGTGGTGGATGTGAATGTGTTTTATCAACAGATTTTCGTATCGCGTCCCCGGATGCCCGCATCGGCTTACCTGAAACCAAACTTGGTATTATGCCGGGGTTTGGTGGTTCTGTCCGTTTGCCTAGGCTAATAGGCTTAGATAGTGCTTTGGAAATTATTACAGCAGGAAAGGATGTCAGTGGGCCACAAGCATTAAAATTAGGTTTAGTGGATGCCGTTGTTGAAACCGAAAAATTACCGCAATCTGCATTATCGGTTATTGAATCAGCTATAGCTGGTGATCTTGATTGGCAAAAGAAACGCCAACCCAAACTGCAACCTCTTCAATTAAGTCCACTTGAGCAGACAATGAGCTTCAATGTTGCGAAAGGCATGGTGTATCAAGTCGCAGGCAAACATTATCCAGCACCAATGGCAGCCGTCAATACCATCGAGAAAGCAGCAAATTGCACTCGTGATGAAGCACTAAAACATGAAACAGCCGCTTTTGTTCCCCTTGCTCATAGCGACGTTGCTCGTGCACTAGTAAGCATTTTTCTCAATGATCAACAAATTAAATCTAACAGTAAAAAACTCGCTCAACACGTTAAAACGCCTACCCAAGCTGCGGTGTTAGGAGCTGGCATTATGGGAGGAGGTATTGCTTACCAATCTGCAAGTAAAGGCGTCCCTGTTTTAATGAAAGATATCAATGACAAATCTTTAGATCTGGGTGTTGAAGAAGCGCAAAAACTGTTAAATAACCAATTTGAACGAGGGCGGATTAACGCAACTAAGATGGCGACAACCTTAGCCGCGATCCACCCTTCATTATCCTATAATGGCATTGAAAATAGCCAAATTGTTGTCGAAGCCGTCGTTGAAAACCCTAAAGTGAAAGCCGCTGTCTTATCTGAAGTAGAAGCACTGGTTTCCCCAGAAACAATACTGGCGTCCAATACGTCAACAATCCCGATTTCTACACTCGCTAACTCACTAAAACGCCCAGAAAATTTCTGCGGAATGCATTTTTTCAACCCAGTACACCGCATGCCTTTAGTGGAAGTTATTCGTGGTGCACAAACATCTGATGATACTGTCGCGAAAGTGGTTGCTTATGCGAATAAAATGGGTAAAACGCCAATTGTGGTGAATGATTGCCCTGGTTTCTTTGTCAATCGCGTTTTATTCCCTTATTTTGCAGGTTTCAATTTATTACTCCAAGATGGCGCTGATTTCAGAGAAATCGATAAAGTCATGGAAAAAGAATTCGGTTGGCCAATGGGTCCAGCCTACTTACTTGATGTTGTCGGTATCGATACCGCCTTCCATGCCGAACAAGTGATGGCTCAAGGCTTCCCTGAACGTATGAGTAAAACAGGTAAAAATGCCATTGATGTGATGTTTGAGCAGCAACGCTTTGGTCAAAAGAATGGCAAAGGTTTTTATCAATATGAAAAAGATAAAAAAGGAAAACCTAAAAAAATTAATGACCCACAGACTGATGAATTATTGAATTCTATCTGCAAAGTTAAGCGTTCATTTACAAAAGAAGAAATTATAGCTCGAATGATGGCTCCCATGATAAACGAAGTCGTTCGTTGTTTGGAGGAAGGTATCATTCAAAGTCCATCTGATGCAGATATTGCACTGGTTTATGGCTTAGGCTTCCCGCCATTTAGAGGTGGTGTGTTCTGCTATTTAGACACAATTGGTAGTCAATCATACTTAAAAACAGCAGAGGCGTTTGCATCATTAAGTCCCCTTTACCAAGTGCCAGAGGGCTTAAAAACAAAAGCGTCTACCAATGCTACCTATTATCCACAACCACCTGTTGTGGCTATTGATCTCAAAAAAGTTGCGAGGGGTTAA
- the pepQ gene encoding Xaa-Pro dipeptidase: MEKLTALYADHIKTLQNRTQQVLQRSKLDAILIHSGEPLRIFLDDSDYPFKVNPHFKAWVPVTDVPHSWLLVDGVNKPKLWFYSPVDYWHSVEPLPNGFWTKDIELIHLKNADDIKGFLANVSKENVAYIGAATDRAESLGISLDNINPKPVLDYYHFHRAYKTDYELYCMREAQKMAVNGHLAALEAFRAGMSEFDINVSYLQSTGHRDTNVPYGNIVALNENAAVLHYTKLQQSVPAELRSFLIDAGAEYNGYAADITRTYAAKGRDEFAELVADVNSEQLSLIDTIKAGVRYTDYHVDMHHRIAKILAKHDIINGISEESMVENGLTTPFLPHGLGHPLGLQVHDAAGFMQDDSGTHLAAPKMYPFLRCTRVIEPKMVLTIEPGLYFIESLLSSWRAGEFSQHFNWDKIEFFKPYGGIRIEDNIVIHGNRIENMTRDLHLR; encoded by the coding sequence ATGGAAAAACTGACTGCACTCTACGCTGATCATATTAAAACGTTACAAAACAGAACTCAGCAAGTCTTACAGCGCAGCAAATTAGATGCCATATTGATTCATTCGGGTGAACCACTTCGCATCTTTCTTGATGATAGCGACTACCCATTTAAGGTTAACCCACACTTTAAGGCTTGGGTTCCTGTAACCGATGTCCCCCACTCTTGGTTATTAGTCGATGGTGTTAATAAACCTAAGTTATGGTTTTATTCACCCGTTGATTATTGGCACAGTGTTGAGCCGCTTCCAAATGGCTTTTGGACGAAAGATATCGAACTTATTCACTTAAAAAATGCTGATGATATCAAAGGGTTCCTTGCTAATGTCTCAAAAGAGAATGTTGCCTACATTGGTGCAGCGACAGACAGAGCGGAATCTTTAGGTATCTCCTTAGATAATATCAATCCAAAACCTGTGTTAGATTATTATCATTTTCACCGCGCCTATAAAACCGATTATGAACTGTATTGTATGCGTGAAGCACAAAAGATGGCGGTGAACGGTCACCTTGCTGCGTTGGAAGCATTCCGCGCAGGAATGAGTGAATTTGACATTAACGTCAGCTACTTACAATCAACGGGTCATCGCGATACTAATGTGCCGTATGGTAATATTGTTGCGTTGAATGAAAATGCAGCGGTGCTCCATTACACCAAATTGCAGCAATCTGTTCCTGCTGAATTACGGAGTTTCTTGATTGACGCCGGTGCCGAATATAACGGTTACGCCGCAGATATCACGAGAACTTATGCAGCAAAAGGAAGAGATGAATTCGCTGAACTTGTTGCGGACGTTAATAGTGAACAACTTTCTCTTATCGACACAATTAAAGCGGGGGTTCGCTATACAGACTACCACGTTGACATGCATCACCGTATAGCAAAAATTCTTGCAAAACATGATATTATTAATGGTATTAGCGAAGAATCAATGGTTGAGAATGGTTTAACTACGCCATTTTTACCGCATGGTTTAGGGCATCCATTAGGTCTACAAGTCCATGATGCGGCTGGTTTTATGCAAGACGATAGCGGGACACATCTTGCGGCACCAAAAATGTATCCTTTCTTGCGTTGTACCCGTGTGATAGAACCTAAAATGGTATTAACCATCGAGCCAGGCCTTTACTTCATTGAGTCTCTGCTTTCATCGTGGAGAGCAGGGGAATTTAGTCAACATTTCAACTGGGATAAAATTGAGTTCTTTAAACCATACGGTGGTATTCGTATTGAAGACAATATTGTGATCCATGGGAACCGTATTGAAAACATGACTCGAGACTTACATTTACGTTAA
- a CDS encoding IMPACT family protein, whose amino-acid sequence MKPYLIPAETISFTEEIKKSRFITYLAHTEGIEAAKDYIQSIKAQYPDARHHCWAFVAGRPDDSQQLGFSDDGEPTGTAGKPIMAQLLGSQLGEVTCVVVRYFGGIKLGTGGLVKAYGNGAQQALKILPTQTKVPQKVFNLVCDYSLINAIEQLLVQVNGVILRSDYNEAVALQIAIPATLEQEVNDKLRDVSRGALTLTSESE is encoded by the coding sequence ATGAAACCTTATTTAATACCGGCAGAAACGATTTCTTTCACCGAAGAAATTAAAAAAAGCCGGTTTATTACTTATTTAGCTCATACCGAGGGTATTGAAGCAGCGAAAGATTATATTCAATCGATTAAAGCACAATATCCCGATGCCCGGCACCATTGCTGGGCATTTGTTGCTGGACGCCCTGATGATTCTCAACAATTGGGTTTTTCTGATGACGGGGAACCAACAGGAACTGCAGGCAAACCTATCATGGCACAACTGTTAGGAAGTCAGTTAGGGGAAGTTACCTGCGTCGTTGTGCGCTATTTTGGTGGAATAAAACTGGGGACGGGAGGGTTGGTTAAAGCCTACGGCAATGGCGCACAGCAAGCGCTAAAAATATTACCAACACAAACCAAAGTGCCACAGAAAGTGTTTAATTTAGTGTGTGATTATTCGCTGATTAATGCCATAGAGCAGCTACTTGTTCAGGTCAATGGCGTGATTTTGCGCAGTGATTATAATGAAGCTGTCGCTCTGCAAATTGCAATTCCTGCTACCCTTGAGCAGGAGGTCAATGATAAATTACGCGATGTAAGCCGTGGTGCCTTAACACTCACGTCAGAGTCGGAATAG
- the trkH gene encoding Trk system potassium transporter TrkH — translation MHFRAITRIVGLLVIIFSFTMVIPGIVALIYRDGAGRAFSQTFVAALLIGLFLWLPTRNSKHELKAKEGFLIVVLFWTVLGSVGALPFIFSERPNLSITDAFFESFSGLTTTGATTLTGLDSLPKAILFYRQMLQWLGGMGIIVLAVAILPLLGVGGMQLYRAEMPGPLKDNKMRPRIAETAKTLWFIYVLLTIACAIALWIAGMDVFDAISHSFSTIAIGGFSTHDASVGYFNSPAINTIIGVFLIISGCNFGLHFAVLTGRSLGIYWRDPEFRMFISFQFVLVVVCTAVLMYHSVYGGFGQTLDQAFFQVVSMATTAGFTTDSFSGWPLFLPMLLLCAAFVGGCAGSTGGGLKVIRILLLFLQGSRELKRLVHPNAVYTIKLGQRALPERIIEAVWGFFSAYALVFVVSLLLLIATGVDEFSAFSAIATTLNNLGPGLGTVADNFTSMNPAGKWILVVTMLFGRLEVFTLLVLLTPTFWRE, via the coding sequence ATGCATTTTCGTGCAATAACCCGTATTGTCGGGCTGCTTGTCATCATTTTTTCTTTTACCATGGTTATCCCAGGTATTGTCGCATTAATTTATCGCGATGGTGCGGGGCGTGCCTTCAGCCAGACATTTGTGGCGGCCTTATTAATTGGTCTGTTTTTATGGCTACCTACACGCAACAGCAAACACGAATTAAAAGCAAAAGAAGGCTTTCTTATTGTTGTCTTATTTTGGACAGTACTCGGCAGCGTGGGGGCATTACCGTTTATTTTTTCTGAAAGACCAAACCTTTCCATTACGGATGCATTTTTTGAATCCTTTTCTGGCTTAACGACGACAGGTGCAACAACACTCACGGGGCTTGATTCCTTACCCAAAGCGATTTTATTTTATCGGCAAATGCTACAGTGGCTTGGAGGAATGGGGATCATCGTGCTAGCAGTTGCTATCCTTCCGCTACTCGGTGTTGGGGGAATGCAGCTCTATCGCGCCGAAATGCCTGGACCGTTGAAAGACAATAAAATGCGACCTCGAATTGCAGAAACGGCAAAAACCTTGTGGTTTATCTATGTGTTATTAACCATAGCTTGTGCGATAGCATTATGGATAGCGGGAATGGATGTGTTTGATGCGATTTCTCACAGCTTTTCAACAATCGCTATTGGGGGATTTTCTACCCACGATGCGAGTGTCGGCTACTTTAATAGCCCTGCAATTAATACTATTATTGGTGTTTTTCTCATTATATCCGGGTGTAATTTTGGTTTGCACTTTGCGGTTTTAACTGGGCGAAGTCTCGGTATTTATTGGCGCGATCCTGAATTTAGGATGTTTATCAGCTTCCAATTTGTTCTCGTGGTGGTTTGCACAGCGGTATTGATGTATCACTCCGTATACGGAGGTTTTGGTCAAACCCTTGATCAAGCTTTTTTCCAAGTGGTATCTATGGCTACAACTGCCGGGTTCACCACAGATAGCTTCTCTGGTTGGCCATTATTTTTACCGATGCTTTTATTGTGTGCGGCATTTGTTGGTGGGTGTGCGGGCTCAACAGGGGGAGGTTTAAAAGTTATTCGTATCTTATTACTGTTCCTGCAAGGCTCTCGTGAATTAAAGCGACTGGTACACCCAAATGCAGTTTACACCATCAAACTGGGGCAAAGAGCACTTCCAGAACGCATCATTGAGGCTGTTTGGGGGTTCTTTTCTGCGTATGCATTAGTTTTTGTTGTCAGCCTATTATTGTTAATAGCAACAGGGGTTGATGAGTTTTCCGCATTTTCTGCAATTGCTACTACGTTGAATAACTTAGGACCGGGATTAGGGACTGTGGCGGACAACTTCACAAGTATGAATCCAGCAGGTAAATGGATTTTAGTCGTTACCATGTTATTTGGTCGTTTAGAGGTCTTTACCTTATTAGTGTTACTAACCCCAACGTTTTGGCGTGAGTGA
- the hemG gene encoding menaquinone-dependent protoporphyrinogen IX dehydrogenase: MSYLLLHSSTDGQTKKIVLKIAEQLRNLGRECDIRDLNSEQSFNLTAYDKVLVGASIRYGHFNKKLQRFVVSHQNQLNSMKSAFFAVNLTARKEGKNTVETNAYTRKFLDSCPWKPTLKSVFAGALFYPRYKWFDRVMIRLIMKITDGPTDPNTEIEYTDWEKVSYFTLEFDNL, encoded by the coding sequence ATGAGTTATTTACTACTGCATTCCAGTACGGATGGGCAAACTAAAAAAATTGTTTTAAAAATTGCAGAACAATTACGCAACTTAGGTCGAGAGTGTGATATTCGTGACTTAAATTCAGAGCAAAGTTTTAATTTAACTGCTTATGATAAAGTACTGGTGGGAGCCTCTATACGTTATGGGCATTTTAATAAAAAACTACAGCGCTTCGTGGTGTCTCACCAAAACCAATTGAATTCAATGAAGAGTGCTTTTTTTGCGGTGAACCTTACGGCAAGAAAAGAAGGCAAAAATACCGTAGAGACAAATGCCTACACACGTAAATTTTTAGACTCTTGTCCTTGGAAACCAACATTGAAGTCTGTTTTTGCTGGTGCGTTGTTTTACCCTCGCTATAAATGGTTCGATAGAGTGATGATCCGCCTTATTATGAAAATAACCGATGGACCAACAGACCCTAATACTGAGATTGAATACACTGACTGGGAGAAAGTTTCCTACTTCACGCTTGAATTCGATAATTTATAG